A window of the Desulfuromonas sp. genome harbors these coding sequences:
- a CDS encoding peptide chain release factor-like protein, with the protein MKDSHDIDERDLEVTFFKAPGPGGQKKNKSETAVRIKHLPTGLIVVAAESRSRLTNQRRAMERLRERLAARNRPRKRRVPTRPGKGSRERRLGQKKRRGEIKRGRGRVES; encoded by the coding sequence GTGAAAGATTCGCACGACATCGACGAGCGCGACCTGGAGGTGACCTTCTTCAAGGCCCCCGGGCCGGGCGGGCAGAAGAAGAACAAAAGCGAGACGGCGGTGCGCATCAAGCACCTGCCCACCGGCCTGATCGTGGTCGCCGCAGAATCCCGCTCACGGTTGACGAACCAGAGGCGCGCCATGGAGCGCCTTCGGGAGCGCCTGGCCGCTCGCAACCGGCCCCGCAAGAGGCGCGTTCCCACCCGCCCCGGCAAGGGCTCCCGGGAGCGGCGCCTGGGACAGAAGAAGCGTCGCGGCGAGATCAAGCGGGGTCGGGGCCGGGTCGAGTCTTGA
- the def gene encoding peptide deformylase, producing the protein MAVRDILLYPDPVLKTPCEPIAALDAEADALVQDLVDTMVAAGHSVGVAAPQIGASRRAVVVDVSKSKLGRDNNHGLLVMINPEIIEKEGQETMREGCMSVPDYTGNVTRAERIVVQFTDRDGQERVVQASGFEAVAIQHEIDHLDGFLFLDRVSSLKTDVFRRKK; encoded by the coding sequence ATGGCCGTTCGCGACATCCTCCTCTACCCCGACCCGGTTCTCAAGACCCCCTGCGAGCCGATTGCCGCCCTCGACGCCGAGGCCGACGCCCTCGTCCAGGACCTCGTCGACACCATGGTCGCCGCCGGCCATTCCGTCGGCGTGGCGGCCCCCCAGATCGGGGCCAGCCGCCGCGCCGTCGTGGTCGACGTCTCCAAGAGCAAGCTCGGCCGGGACAACAACCACGGCCTGCTGGTCATGATCAACCCCGAGATCATCGAGAAGGAGGGGCAGGAGACCATGCGCGAGGGGTGCATGAGCGTCCCCGACTACACCGGCAACGTCACTCGGGCCGAGCGCATCGTCGTCCAGTTCACCGACCGCGACGGCCAGGAGCGGGTCGTCCAGGCCAGCGGCTTCGAGGCGGTGGCCATCCAGCACGAGATCGACCACCTCGACGGCTTCCTCTTCCTCGACCGGGTCTCCAGCCTCAAGACCGACGTCTTCCGCCGCAAGAAATAA
- a CDS encoding TetR/AcrR family transcriptional regulator: MAENSRRAEKAQDLRRTIMNTALRLFTTKGYFNTSVHDIRREANISIGAVYHHFKSKEEIAKAIYADLLESMTEAMEEIKARHDSAREGCRSVMGFLFEMTETRPAEMEFMLYAKHREFMPSAIPICSSRPLAMMREMVQAGIENGEIREMETTLATTCLFGGMFRMIHLRLDGVIKDSLSSHLDTIWESGWRGVAR; this comes from the coding sequence ATGGCAGAGAACAGCCGCAGGGCGGAAAAAGCCCAGGATCTGCGCAGAACCATCATGAATACAGCACTCCGCCTCTTTACCACCAAGGGCTATTTCAACACCTCGGTCCACGACATCCGCAGGGAAGCCAACATCAGCATCGGCGCTGTCTACCACCACTTCAAAAGCAAGGAGGAGATCGCCAAGGCCATCTATGCCGACCTGCTCGAATCGATGACGGAGGCCATGGAAGAGATCAAGGCCCGGCATGACTCGGCCCGCGAAGGCTGCCGGTCGGTGATGGGCTTTCTGTTCGAAATGACCGAAACCCGGCCCGCCGAAATGGAGTTCATGCTCTACGCAAAACACCGCGAATTCATGCCCTCGGCCATCCCCATCTGCTCCTCCCGCCCCCTCGCCATGATGCGGGAGATGGTCCAGGCGGGGATCGAGAACGGCGAGATTCGGGAGATGGAAACCACCCTCGCAACCACCTGCCTTTTCGGAGGGATGTTCCGGATGATCCACCTGCGCCTCGACGGGGTCATCAAGGATTCTCTTTCCAGCCACCTCGACACCATATGGGAGAGCGGATGGCGGGGGGTAGCACGGTAA
- a CDS encoding NAD(P)H-dependent oxidoreductase, translated as MKKILILFAHPRYEKSRANRALLDGLREQQFITVHDLYENYPDFNIDAAREQALLLEHQIIVWHFPFYLYGAPAVIKQWVDLVFEHGWAHGEGANNLVNKQIFCAITSGGTRESYSHGGFNRYTVGELLRPLEQASNLCRMTWLPPFAVQGTYLLTDNMLADYAYWYRQVLEKLAESPPLEAIRKHAFLNDWIADLGRKEQP; from the coding sequence ATGAAAAAGATACTGATCCTCTTTGCGCATCCGCGCTACGAGAAGTCTCGAGCCAACAGGGCTTTGCTGGACGGTCTTCGCGAGCAGCAATTCATTACCGTCCATGATCTCTACGAAAACTACCCGGACTTCAACATCGACGCCGCCCGGGAACAGGCCCTGTTACTGGAACATCAGATCATTGTTTGGCACTTCCCGTTTTATCTGTATGGCGCGCCGGCCGTGATCAAGCAGTGGGTCGACCTGGTTTTTGAACATGGTTGGGCGCACGGTGAAGGGGCCAACAACCTCGTAAACAAGCAGATATTCTGTGCGATCACCTCCGGCGGCACGCGGGAGAGCTATTCCCACGGTGGATTCAACCGGTATACCGTCGGGGAACTGCTGCGCCCGCTGGAGCAGGCGTCCAACCTCTGCAGGATGACCTGGTTGCCGCCTTTCGCAGTCCAGGGGACCTACCTTTTGACCGACAACATGCTGGCGGACTATGCCTACTGGTACCGGCAGGTGCTCGAGAAACTGGCAGAATCTCCTCCCCTTGAGGCGATCAGGAAACACGCGTTTCTCAATGACTGGATTGCCGACCTGGGCCGAAAGGAGCAGCCATGA
- a CDS encoding outer membrane protein transport protein: protein MKMLARIFFALGLAVLLPLAAHATNGDNLIGVGPISRAMGGVGIAAPQDAISATFANPAAMCVGPFCPSSEFDFAATLFAPTIEAKITIGGNELKAESDKKVYLVPAFGISAPINKKLRLGLSAYGVTGLGVDYRDTEIAGLSAADATQLMILKVAPSIAYQVNDKLSLGAALHVVNSALDLNQGSSFNYGIGGQLGILYRLSESLSFGATYISPINVDHQNVYNLDEVTRQSTDMDDFKLEAPQTFGLGLAFEPNADLLLELDTKWLNWSDANGYDVMDWDDQLVLALGAQLKPADKLTLRLGYNYAENQINEHHGFDGAGNTEVQGKNVLTYGFESLRVIGFPAVAEHHATVGLGYDITPALSLNFGYMHAFESTLKGSGTIPIPQSDGSVVVAPVEMESRLSEDAVDFSLAWRF, encoded by the coding sequence ATGAAAATGCTCGCCCGGATTTTCTTCGCCCTGGGTCTGGCCGTCCTGCTGCCGCTGGCAGCTCACGCCACAAACGGCGACAACCTCATCGGCGTCGGCCCGATCTCCAGGGCCATGGGCGGGGTCGGCATCGCCGCCCCCCAGGACGCCATCAGCGCCACCTTCGCCAACCCCGCGGCGATGTGCGTCGGCCCCTTCTGCCCCTCTTCGGAGTTCGATTTCGCGGCCACCCTTTTCGCCCCCACGATCGAGGCGAAAATCACCATCGGCGGCAACGAACTGAAGGCGGAGAGCGACAAGAAAGTCTACCTGGTGCCGGCCTTCGGCATCTCCGCGCCCATAAACAAGAAACTGCGCCTCGGCCTGTCGGCCTACGGGGTCACCGGCCTCGGCGTCGATTACCGCGACACGGAGATCGCCGGCCTGAGCGCCGCAGACGCCACCCAGCTGATGATCCTGAAAGTGGCGCCGAGCATCGCCTACCAGGTCAACGACAAGCTCTCTCTCGGAGCGGCGCTCCACGTGGTCAACTCGGCCCTCGACCTGAACCAGGGTTCCTCCTTCAACTACGGCATCGGCGGCCAGCTCGGCATCCTCTACCGCCTGAGCGAAAGCCTCTCGTTCGGGGCCACCTACATTTCGCCCATCAACGTCGACCACCAAAACGTCTACAACCTGGACGAGGTCACTCGGCAGAGCACCGACATGGACGACTTCAAGCTGGAGGCCCCTCAGACTTTCGGGCTCGGCCTCGCCTTTGAACCGAATGCCGACCTGCTCCTCGAACTCGACACCAAGTGGCTGAACTGGTCCGACGCCAACGGCTACGACGTCATGGACTGGGACGACCAGCTGGTCCTGGCCCTGGGCGCGCAACTCAAGCCGGCCGACAAGCTGACACTGCGGCTCGGCTACAACTACGCCGAAAACCAGATCAACGAGCATCACGGCTTCGACGGCGCCGGAAATACCGAGGTGCAGGGCAAGAACGTGCTCACCTACGGTTTCGAGTCTCTGCGGGTCATCGGCTTTCCGGCAGTGGCCGAACATCACGCTACCGTCGGCCTGGGCTACGACATTACCCCCGCATTGAGCCTCAACTTCGGCTACATGCACGCTTTCGAGAGCACCCTGAAAGGGAGCGGCACGATACCGATCCCCCAGAGCGATGGATCGGTCGTCGTGGCGCCGGTAGAGATGGAGTCCCGAC
- a CDS encoding DUF547 domain-containing protein, with translation MAARMVLNDGPPPQRDIELEVAAHLRSDINRLKGEFYDLERGKVDYSAMKASRAYREYAADTALLRDYDLARLRSGGERLAFWINIYNTLVIHGVVQLEIRETVKEVSDFFGRISYRIGEMTFTPDDIEHGILRGNRRPPHGLLHPFSSSDRRLEYVVDPPDPRIHFALVCASSSCPPINFYTPDRIEEQLEVAASGFVNGPEVEIRPEENLIKLSPIFKWYRPDFGGHQGVMNMLIRYLDHGEVKDFLIERGMAADLEWKDYDWHLNR, from the coding sequence ATGGCCGCCAGGATGGTACTCAACGACGGGCCCCCTCCGCAGCGCGATATCGAGCTGGAGGTTGCGGCCCACCTGCGCAGCGACATCAACCGGCTGAAGGGGGAGTTCTACGATCTGGAACGGGGCAAGGTGGACTACTCGGCCATGAAGGCATCCCGGGCCTACCGGGAGTATGCGGCCGACACCGCCCTGCTGCGGGACTACGATCTGGCTCGGCTTCGCAGCGGGGGGGAGAGGCTCGCCTTCTGGATCAACATCTACAACACCCTCGTCATCCATGGGGTCGTCCAGCTGGAGATCCGGGAGACGGTCAAGGAGGTTTCCGACTTCTTCGGCCGGATCTCCTACCGCATCGGGGAGATGACTTTCACTCCCGATGACATCGAGCATGGCATCCTGCGCGGCAACCGGCGGCCGCCCCACGGGTTGCTGCACCCCTTCTCTTCATCTGACCGGCGCCTGGAGTACGTCGTCGACCCCCCCGATCCCCGCATCCACTTCGCCCTCGTCTGTGCCTCCTCGTCCTGCCCGCCCATCAATTTTTACACCCCGGACCGCATCGAGGAGCAGCTGGAGGTTGCAGCATCGGGCTTCGTCAACGGGCCGGAAGTGGAGATACGCCCCGAAGAAAACCTGATCAAGCTCTCCCCTATCTTCAAGTGGTACCGACCCGATTTCGGGGGCCACCAGGGGGTTATGAACATGCTCATTCGCTACCTCGACCACGGCGAGGTGAAGGACTTTCTTATCGAGCGGGGCATGGCGGCGGACCTGGAGTGGAAGGATTACGACTGGCACCTGAACCGGTAA
- a CDS encoding ACT domain-containing protein — protein MKHFALTIIGRDRSGIVSQVTEILYRLGCNIADSSCSLLGGQFAMILIISHPEYDGAEGFGDSFKPLEESGLSVFLRTLKPGGEQRPDIQGEACMISVYGSDKPGIVYRVARELGAREVNITDLNTKLIGSEQRPVYVMMIEAILPPAISVEELDELMKGIKDELQVDINVRPITPVEL, from the coding sequence ATGAAACATTTCGCCCTTACCATCATCGGTCGTGACCGCTCTGGAATCGTTTCCCAGGTCACCGAAATCCTCTACCGTCTGGGATGCAACATCGCCGACTCCAGCTGCAGCCTGCTGGGGGGGCAGTTCGCAATGATCCTCATCATCTCCCACCCGGAATACGACGGCGCCGAAGGATTCGGCGACTCCTTCAAGCCCCTCGAGGAGAGCGGCCTGTCGGTCTTCCTGCGCACCCTCAAGCCCGGTGGGGAGCAGCGGCCCGATATTCAGGGGGAGGCCTGCATGATCTCCGTGTACGGCTCCGACAAGCCGGGCATCGTCTACCGGGTGGCCAGGGAGCTCGGCGCGCGGGAGGTGAACATCACCGACCTCAACACCAAGCTGATCGGCAGCGAGCAGCGCCCCGTCTACGTCATGATGATCGAAGCGATCCTGCCCCCGGCCATTTCCGTGGAGGAGTTGGACGAACTGATGAAGGGGATCAAGGACGAGCTTCAGGTCGACATCAACGTGCGCCCCATCACCCCGGTGGAACTATAA
- a CDS encoding multiheme c-type cytochrome has protein sequence MKVNNLWKLCGALSLLGLLFATLAGASSEPHSGPPKSVQPKSYANPMNDSKCLLCHGQLDYLRSIVEDTKDGYGHDVAAETVAQGLYVASEFVNDRIHGKASCEFCHAGDPDTMNVEKAHEGIVKDPTADGGQAVCASCHKDIVDNFKTSIHFNMTGVKLKLSDRLGTTPHKEEVVGKIMEADCLNCHATCGSCHVGTPPVANAGLQKNHSFEREPDNLQVCIPCHHLAGAGFFTEEKNLHSALGMDCVSCHSTEQQFHGRGGPEEPMGMMTPGLIEADCHNCHQQIDSSNAAHEMHNDSVACQSCHGTEYESCISCHDRVPDMEHIFKLGDFKGKIYPFVHTTGNMSADMFKHLGIELKQDDLESKPTWMPYPTHFLQLAPIHKEGAKVMCENCHGNDEIFLQEEDLTFPDLEKQYLKETPRALSERELKKAAK, from the coding sequence ATGAAAGTGAACAACCTGTGGAAACTATGCGGCGCCCTCTCCCTGCTGGGACTCCTTTTCGCAACCCTGGCCGGCGCCAGTTCGGAGCCCCACAGCGGCCCGCCCAAAAGCGTCCAGCCAAAATCCTATGCCAACCCGATGAACGATTCAAAGTGCCTGCTCTGCCACGGACAGCTCGACTATCTGCGCTCCATCGTGGAAGACACCAAGGACGGTTACGGCCATGACGTGGCGGCAGAGACGGTGGCCCAAGGCCTGTACGTCGCCTCCGAGTTCGTGAACGACCGCATCCACGGCAAGGCATCGTGCGAGTTCTGCCACGCCGGCGATCCCGACACCATGAACGTGGAGAAAGCCCACGAGGGGATCGTCAAGGATCCCACCGCCGACGGCGGCCAGGCTGTTTGCGCCTCCTGCCACAAGGACATCGTGGACAACTTCAAGACATCGATCCACTTCAACATGACCGGCGTCAAGTTGAAGCTTTCCGACCGCCTCGGCACCACCCCCCACAAAGAAGAGGTCGTGGGCAAGATCATGGAGGCCGACTGTCTCAACTGCCATGCCACCTGCGGCAGCTGTCATGTCGGCACCCCCCCGGTGGCCAACGCCGGCCTGCAGAAGAACCACTCCTTCGAGCGCGAGCCGGACAACCTGCAGGTCTGCATCCCCTGCCACCACCTGGCCGGTGCCGGCTTCTTCACCGAGGAGAAAAACCTGCACTCCGCACTCGGCATGGACTGCGTCTCCTGCCACAGCACCGAGCAGCAATTCCACGGCCGGGGCGGCCCCGAGGAGCCGATGGGGATGATGACCCCCGGCCTCATCGAAGCCGACTGCCACAACTGCCACCAGCAGATCGACAGCTCCAACGCGGCCCATGAGATGCACAACGACAGCGTCGCCTGCCAGTCCTGCCACGGCACCGAATACGAGTCGTGCATCAGCTGCCACGACAGGGTGCCGGACATGGAGCACATCTTCAAGCTGGGCGACTTCAAGGGCAAGATCTACCCCTTCGTCCATACCACGGGCAACATGTCGGCCGACATGTTCAAGCACCTGGGGATCGAACTGAAGCAGGATGACCTGGAGAGCAAGCCGACCTGGATGCCCTACCCCACCCACTTCCTGCAGCTGGCGCCGATCCACAAGGAGGGGGCGAAGGTGATGTGCGAAAACTGCCACGGCAACGACGAGATCTTCCTGCAGGAGGAGGACCTGACCTTCCCCGACCTGGAGAAGCAGTATCTGAAGGAGACTCCCAGGGCCCTGTCGGAAAGGGAACTGAAGAAAGCGGCGAAATAA